The Fimbriimonas ginsengisoli Gsoil 348 genome window below encodes:
- a CDS encoding 30S ribosomal protein S1, translating to MTIDQNPTPMGEQEALPVDNPGTASDAPETTPVAVDSTNDAPVPAEPTNSVENAVEDAPVTEAASADAAPVAESTPVAEEAPATPAEEPSLPGSEPSEPEHPATIGDPVPAAPEHPAPVHEPSPAPAEPATPGEPAVPTPAPAVPHAAAPAVDAAPRDKAADADLFESYMSGDFNVEGDAPEGGFKRLTKGERIEATIIQVDRDKVFVDLGTKSEGIVPLGELSEENLETAKGHFNVGDKINVIVLRPEGAEGNPIVSKKRAEFEEAWDRIEQAHRDQTTIKAQVVDRVKGGLVVDVGVRGFVPATHVGSGKLRNIEKYVGNPLDLKVIEIDRDRKKVVLSNRQAEEERRQAAKDNIFNDVKPGDTLEGTVRRLTDYGAFVDLGGVDGLLHISEMSWARINHPKEMFKEGQKIKVMVLRLDPSAGKISLGHRQVLPDPWNLIKENYKVGQNLKITIGRIVQSGAFIKLPEGAEAFMPVSEMSYRRIKRPQDVVEENQEVEAQIIDLRPDERRMVLSMRALGGGGELKPGASYQPSGYEEDMRRAGAGRPGGPGDKKKGPGGRGGAKGRGGREEFEDFEDLGGRRGFSTSGGATIGERLGMLKGLLSPDDDEPLEGEEKEATEEGETE from the coding sequence ATGACGATCGACCAGAACCCGACGCCCATGGGCGAACAAGAAGCCCTACCGGTGGATAACCCCGGTACAGCGTCCGACGCCCCCGAGACGACCCCAGTGGCCGTTGATTCGACCAATGACGCGCCCGTGCCCGCCGAGCCCACCAACTCGGTAGAGAACGCGGTGGAAGATGCTCCGGTAACGGAAGCGGCTTCGGCCGACGCCGCCCCCGTGGCGGAGTCGACGCCGGTTGCCGAAGAAGCGCCGGCCACTCCCGCGGAGGAGCCCAGCCTGCCCGGCAGCGAGCCAAGCGAGCCCGAGCACCCGGCGACGATCGGCGATCCGGTCCCCGCGGCGCCCGAGCACCCCGCCCCCGTTCACGAGCCAAGTCCCGCCCCGGCCGAGCCTGCCACCCCTGGCGAGCCGGCGGTTCCGACGCCTGCCCCGGCAGTGCCGCATGCCGCGGCGCCGGCAGTCGACGCGGCGCCGCGAGACAAGGCGGCGGATGCGGATCTGTTCGAATCGTACATGAGTGGCGATTTCAACGTCGAGGGCGACGCACCGGAGGGAGGCTTCAAGCGCCTCACCAAGGGCGAGCGCATCGAGGCGACGATCATCCAGGTCGACCGCGACAAGGTCTTTGTGGACCTCGGCACCAAGAGCGAGGGGATTGTCCCGCTCGGCGAGCTGAGCGAAGAGAACCTTGAGACGGCAAAGGGCCACTTCAACGTCGGCGACAAGATCAACGTCATCGTTCTGCGTCCGGAAGGGGCCGAAGGGAACCCGATCGTTTCGAAGAAGCGAGCCGAGTTCGAAGAGGCTTGGGACCGGATCGAGCAGGCTCACCGCGACCAGACCACCATCAAGGCGCAGGTCGTCGACCGCGTCAAGGGCGGTCTCGTCGTCGACGTCGGAGTTCGCGGCTTCGTGCCGGCAACCCACGTCGGTTCGGGCAAGCTTCGCAACATCGAGAAGTACGTCGGCAATCCGCTCGACCTCAAGGTCATCGAGATCGACCGCGACCGTAAGAAGGTCGTGCTGTCGAACCGACAGGCCGAAGAGGAGCGACGTCAAGCCGCCAAGGACAATATCTTCAACGACGTCAAGCCGGGCGACACCCTCGAGGGAACTGTCCGACGTTTGACCGACTACGGCGCTTTCGTGGACCTCGGCGGGGTCGACGGCCTGTTGCACATCTCAGAAATGAGCTGGGCGCGGATCAACCACCCCAAGGAGATGTTCAAAGAGGGCCAGAAGATCAAGGTCATGGTGCTTCGGCTCGATCCGAGCGCCGGCAAGATCTCGCTGGGCCACCGTCAGGTCCTTCCCGATCCGTGGAATCTCATCAAGGAGAACTACAAGGTCGGCCAGAACCTCAAGATCACCATCGGCCGCATCGTGCAGAGCGGTGCGTTCATCAAGCTTCCGGAGGGCGCCGAGGCGTTCATGCCGGTCAGCGAGATGAGCTACCGGCGCATCAAGCGCCCGCAGGACGTGGTCGAAGAGAATCAGGAAGTCGAGGCGCAGATCATCGACCTGCGGCCGGACGAGCGACGGATGGTTCTTTCCATGCGCGCTCTCGGTGGCGGCGGCGAGCTCAAGCCTGGCGCTAGCTACCAGCCGAGCGGATACGAGGAAGACATGCGCCGAGCCGGCGCGGGTCGGCCGGGCGGTCCTGGCGACAAGAAGAAGGGTCCTGGCGGCCGTGGCGGCGCCAAGGGTCGAGGCGGACGCGAGGAATTCGAGGATTTCGAAGATCTCGGCGGCCGGCGCGGCTTCTCCACGAGCGGCGGAGCGACCATCGGCGAGCGTTTGGGAATGCTCAAGGGCCTCCTGAGTCCGGACGACGACGAGCCGCTGGAAGGCGAAGAGAAGGAAGCCACCGAAGAGGGCGAAACGGAATAA
- the xylB gene encoding xylulokinase: protein MPKLLGIDVGTSGCKVLLIDETGRVLKEASAEYPLSVPQPLWSEQNPEDWWIGVQKCLAEIGEKPDAIGVTGQMHGAVFLDENDEVIRPAILWNDQRTAEECREIDNSVGPDRVRQITCNPPLTGFQAPKILWLRNNELSNYQRIRTVLLPKDYIRFKLTGDKATEVSDASGTGLLDVPRRAWSAEMMARLEIDASLFPTCFESHEITGRTAEGIPVVGGGGDQAAGAVGTGAVRPGVISVSLGTSGVVFTAIDAPNYDPRGAAHTFCHANRAWHAMGVMLSCGGALRWYRDTLARGGYDEIAKEAAEAPVGSDGLTFLPYLTGERCPHNDPLARGAFAGITLGHTRSHFSRALFEGISFGLLEGMDLLRGLGATAAEIRVTSGGAKSRFWLQMLADMFGTPCVTLQSDEGPAFGAAILAGVGIGVWPDVKTACDQVVRVKDRVEPGVADYGVAYARYRSLYEATRPWGHEIAS from the coding sequence ATGCCCAAGCTTCTCGGGATCGATGTCGGCACTTCGGGGTGCAAGGTTTTGCTGATTGATGAAACTGGACGCGTTCTGAAGGAAGCGTCGGCTGAGTACCCGCTGTCCGTCCCGCAGCCGCTCTGGTCGGAGCAGAATCCGGAGGATTGGTGGATCGGCGTTCAGAAATGTCTCGCCGAGATCGGAGAAAAGCCGGATGCGATCGGGGTCACGGGGCAGATGCATGGGGCGGTTTTCCTCGACGAAAACGACGAGGTAATCCGGCCCGCGATCCTGTGGAACGATCAGCGGACGGCGGAGGAGTGCCGGGAGATCGACAACTCGGTGGGACCGGACCGGGTGCGGCAGATCACCTGCAATCCTCCACTGACTGGATTCCAGGCGCCCAAGATCCTTTGGCTGCGAAACAACGAGCTGAGCAACTACCAGCGAATCCGTACCGTGTTGCTGCCGAAAGACTACATCCGGTTCAAGCTCACCGGCGACAAGGCGACGGAAGTGAGCGACGCGAGTGGAACCGGCCTGCTGGACGTCCCGCGCCGAGCCTGGTCGGCCGAGATGATGGCGAGGCTCGAGATCGATGCCTCGCTTTTTCCGACATGTTTCGAATCGCACGAGATCACGGGACGTACCGCGGAAGGGATACCGGTGGTCGGGGGCGGGGGCGATCAGGCGGCGGGGGCGGTCGGAACCGGCGCGGTTCGGCCGGGGGTTATCAGTGTCAGCCTGGGGACAAGCGGGGTTGTCTTCACCGCAATCGACGCTCCGAATTACGATCCTCGGGGCGCCGCCCACACGTTCTGCCATGCCAACCGGGCGTGGCATGCGATGGGAGTGATGCTCTCTTGCGGGGGAGCGTTGCGGTGGTACCGAGACACCTTGGCTCGGGGCGGTTACGACGAGATCGCGAAGGAAGCCGCCGAAGCTCCGGTCGGGAGCGACGGGCTCACCTTCCTTCCCTACCTCACGGGCGAGCGATGCCCGCATAACGACCCGCTCGCAAGAGGGGCGTTCGCCGGGATTACGCTCGGGCATACGAGGTCGCACTTCAGCCGCGCCCTTTTCGAGGGGATTAGCTTCGGATTGCTGGAAGGGATGGACCTGTTGCGCGGACTAGGCGCGACCGCCGCCGAGATCCGGGTGACGAGCGGCGGCGCGAAGAGCCGGTTTTGGCTGCAGATGCTGGCCGACATGTTCGGCACTCCGTGCGTCACCCTCCAGAGTGACGAAGGGCCGGCTTTCGGAGCCGCGATCCTCGCCGGCGTGGGGATCGGAGTGTGGCCGGATGTTAAGACCGCATGCGATCAGGTCGTGCGAGTTAAGGACCGCGTCGAACCTGGAGTCGCCGACTACGGCGTCGCATACGCAAGATATCGGTCTTTATATGAAGCAACTCGACCGTGGGGACACGAGATTGCGTCATAA